A portion of the Leifsonia sp. EB41 genome contains these proteins:
- a CDS encoding phosphoadenylyl-sulfate reductase, with the protein MSATNLGSLPFRPAELRPVSELKELAERGARELEDATAEQVVRWVADNFDVERTAVACSMADAVLPHVVAAALPGVDVLFLDTGYHFVETYVTRDEVARSLDVRVVEVKPKQTVAEQDAEFGAELFARDPNLCCARRKVEPLQRSLTGYELWFTGVRREEAPTRTATPFVSWDEKNGLVKVNPLAAWTFDELLDYATANAVPLNLLLSNGYPSIGCEPCTKPVAEGEDPRSGRWAGLAKTECGLHE; encoded by the coding sequence GTGAGCGCGACCAACCTGGGCAGCCTGCCCTTCCGCCCCGCCGAGCTGCGGCCGGTCTCCGAACTCAAGGAGCTCGCCGAGCGCGGCGCGCGCGAGCTGGAGGACGCGACCGCGGAACAGGTCGTCCGCTGGGTGGCCGACAACTTCGACGTGGAGCGCACGGCCGTCGCCTGCTCGATGGCCGACGCCGTCCTCCCGCACGTCGTCGCCGCGGCGCTGCCGGGTGTCGACGTGCTGTTCCTGGACACCGGTTACCACTTCGTGGAGACGTACGTGACCCGCGACGAGGTCGCCCGCTCTCTGGACGTGCGGGTGGTGGAAGTGAAGCCGAAGCAGACCGTCGCCGAGCAGGATGCCGAGTTCGGCGCCGAGCTGTTCGCCCGCGACCCCAACCTGTGCTGCGCCCGCCGCAAGGTCGAGCCGTTGCAGCGCTCGCTCACCGGCTACGAGCTCTGGTTCACCGGGGTCCGCCGCGAGGAGGCGCCGACGCGCACCGCGACGCCGTTCGTCAGCTGGGACGAGAAGAACGGGCTGGTGAAGGTCAACCCGCTCGCCGCGTGGACGTTCGACGAGCTCCTCGACTACGCCACGGCGAACGCGGTGCCGCTGAACCTGCTCCTCTCCAACGGGTATCCCTCGATCGGCTGCGAACCGTGCACCAAGCCGGTGGCCGAGGGGGAGGACCCGCGCTCGGGCCGGTGGGCCGGGCTCGCCAAGACGGAATGCGGGTTGCACGAATGA
- a CDS encoding nitrite/sulfite reductase: MTISEQHTAPAAARPRRSDARPNGQWAVDGQAPLNANEAWKQEDGGLAVRERIERVYADGGFASIDPTDLHGRFRWWGLYTQRKPGIDGGKTATLEPHELEDEFFMLRVRIDGGQLTTEQLRTIAGISTEFGRDTADLTDRQNIQLHWIRVEDVPEIWRRLEAVGLSTTEACGDVPRVFLGSPVAGIAADELIDPTPLIQEIADRFLGDPELANLPRKFKTAISGHPSQDVVHEINDVSFVVVEHPELGVGFDLWVGGGLSTTPRLAERLGAFVPPERVPEVWHGVVQIFRDYGYRRLRNKARLKFLLADWGVEKFRQVLEDEYLGEPLADGPAPAAPTTTGDHVGVHKQKDGRYFIGVTPFVGRVSGTTLEQLADLLERHGSTRLRTTPHQKILALDIPEANVEQAVAELDELGLSAKPSVFRRGTIACTGIEFCKLAIVETKVTATAAVQQLEERLAGLDLPAPLSLHVNGCPNSCARIQTADIGLKGQLLPDGNGGQVPGFQVHLGGGVASRDRDEAGLGRTVRGLKVTADGIADYVERVVTRYLADRTDTETFAEWAHRADEEALQ; this comes from the coding sequence GTGACGATCTCCGAACAGCACACCGCTCCGGCGGCTGCCCGGCCGCGCCGCAGCGACGCCCGGCCGAACGGTCAGTGGGCGGTCGACGGGCAGGCACCGCTGAACGCGAACGAGGCCTGGAAGCAGGAGGACGGCGGCCTCGCCGTCCGTGAGCGCATCGAGCGCGTCTACGCCGACGGCGGGTTCGCCTCCATCGACCCGACCGACCTGCACGGGCGCTTCCGCTGGTGGGGCCTGTACACGCAGCGCAAGCCCGGCATCGACGGCGGCAAGACCGCGACGCTGGAGCCGCACGAGCTGGAGGACGAGTTCTTCATGCTGCGGGTCCGCATCGACGGCGGCCAGCTCACGACCGAGCAGCTTCGGACCATCGCGGGCATCTCGACCGAGTTCGGCCGCGACACCGCCGACCTCACCGACCGGCAGAACATCCAGCTGCACTGGATCCGGGTGGAGGACGTACCGGAGATCTGGCGGCGGCTGGAGGCCGTGGGCCTCAGCACGACGGAGGCCTGCGGCGACGTGCCGCGCGTGTTCCTCGGCTCGCCGGTGGCCGGCATCGCGGCGGACGAGCTGATCGACCCGACGCCGCTGATCCAGGAGATCGCTGACCGGTTCCTCGGGGACCCCGAACTGGCCAACCTCCCGCGCAAGTTCAAGACCGCGATCAGCGGGCACCCGAGCCAGGATGTCGTCCACGAGATCAACGACGTGTCGTTCGTCGTGGTCGAGCACCCCGAGCTCGGTGTCGGCTTCGACCTGTGGGTCGGCGGCGGACTGTCCACGACTCCTCGGCTGGCCGAGCGGCTGGGCGCGTTCGTGCCGCCCGAGCGGGTGCCGGAGGTGTGGCACGGGGTCGTACAGATCTTCCGCGATTACGGTTACCGCCGCCTCCGCAACAAGGCACGGCTGAAGTTCCTGCTCGCCGACTGGGGCGTCGAGAAGTTCCGGCAGGTGCTGGAGGACGAGTACCTGGGTGAGCCGCTGGCGGACGGCCCGGCCCCGGCCGCGCCGACGACGACCGGCGACCACGTCGGCGTCCACAAGCAGAAGGACGGCCGCTACTTCATCGGCGTCACCCCGTTCGTCGGCCGGGTCTCCGGCACGACGCTCGAACAGCTCGCCGACCTCCTGGAGCGGCACGGCTCGACCCGGCTGCGGACGACCCCGCACCAGAAGATCCTCGCGCTGGACATCCCGGAGGCGAACGTCGAGCAGGCCGTCGCCGAGCTGGACGAGCTGGGGCTGAGCGCGAAGCCGAGCGTGTTCCGCCGCGGGACGATCGCCTGCACGGGCATCGAGTTCTGCAAGCTCGCGATCGTGGAGACCAAGGTCACCGCGACCGCCGCGGTGCAGCAGCTGGAGGAGCGGCTGGCGGGGCTCGACCTCCCGGCGCCGCTCAGCCTGCACGTCAATGGCTGTCCCAACTCGTGTGCGCGCATCCAGACGGCCGACATCGGGCTGAAGGGCCAGCTGCTCCCGGACGGGAACGGCGGCCAGGTGCCCGGCTTCCAGGTGCACCTGGGCGGCGGCGTCGCCTCCCGAGACCGCGACGAAGCCGGGCTCGGCCGCACCGTGCGCGGGCTGAAGGTGACCGCCGACGGGATCGCGGACTACGTCGAGCGCGTCGTCACCCGCTACCTGGCCGACCGCACCGACACCGAGACGTTCGCCGAGTGGGCGCACCGAGCCGACGAGGAGGCGCTGCAGTGA
- the cysD gene encoding sulfate adenylyltransferase subunit CysD, whose translation MTDTSLTTAPALDLIDQLESESIHIIREVVAEFERPVLLFSGGKDSVVVLHLAAKAFWPARIPFSLLHVDTGHNFPEVLDFRDATAERFGIPLAVARVQDYIDDGRLTERADGTRNPLQTLPLLDAIEAGRHDAVFGGARRDEDKARAKERILSLRDGFGQWDPRNQRPELWSLYNGRHTPGQHVRAFPISNWTELDIWRYIEREDIELPPLYYAHEREVFARDGMWRAVGPVSPADRGETVERRLVRYRTVGDMSCTGAVESDARDVTAVVREVAASTLSERGATRADDRISEAAMEDRKRQGYF comes from the coding sequence ATGACCGACACCAGCCTGACCACAGCGCCCGCTCTCGACCTCATCGACCAGCTCGAGAGCGAGTCCATCCACATCATCCGCGAGGTCGTCGCCGAGTTCGAGCGGCCCGTGCTGCTGTTCTCCGGTGGTAAGGACTCCGTGGTCGTCCTCCACCTGGCGGCGAAGGCGTTCTGGCCGGCGCGCATCCCGTTCTCGCTGCTGCACGTGGACACCGGGCACAACTTCCCGGAGGTCCTCGACTTCCGCGACGCGACCGCCGAGCGGTTCGGCATCCCGCTGGCCGTGGCCCGGGTGCAGGACTACATCGACGACGGCCGCCTCACCGAGCGCGCCGACGGCACCCGCAACCCGCTGCAGACCCTGCCGCTGCTGGACGCGATCGAGGCCGGACGGCACGACGCGGTCTTCGGCGGCGCCCGCCGCGACGAGGACAAGGCGCGGGCGAAGGAGCGCATCCTCTCGCTGCGCGACGGCTTCGGCCAGTGGGACCCGCGCAACCAGCGCCCCGAGCTGTGGAGCCTCTACAACGGCCGGCACACTCCCGGCCAGCACGTGCGGGCGTTCCCGATCAGCAACTGGACCGAGCTCGACATCTGGCGCTACATCGAGCGCGAGGACATCGAGCTGCCGCCGCTGTACTACGCGCACGAGCGTGAGGTGTTCGCCCGCGACGGGATGTGGCGGGCGGTCGGCCCGGTCTCGCCCGCCGACCGCGGCGAGACCGTCGAGCGACGGCTGGTGCGCTACCGCACGGTCGGCGACATGAGCTGCACGGGCGCGGTCGAGTCCGACGCCCGCGACGTGACCGCGGTGGTGCGGGAGGTCGCGGCCTCCACGCTCAGCGAGCGCGGCGCTACCCGCGCCGACGACCGCATCTCCGAGGCCGCGATGGAAGACCGGAAACGACAGGGATACTTCTGA